The following coding sequences lie in one Corynebacterium anserum genomic window:
- a CDS encoding UTP--glucose-1-phosphate uridylyltransferase produces the protein MTSSDAKTQALRTVVVPAAGLGTRFLPATKTVPKELLPVVETPGIELIAREAIAAGADHLAIITAPKKSGVMGHFDTDQELEATLESRGKDEQLRRVRGVNGLIKAIPVEQEKPLGLGHAISLAEDVLGDDEDCFAVMLPDDLVLPFGVMEKMAEIRKKHGGTVLCAFEVPREDVFNYGVFDVEDSGEEHVKCVKGMVEKPAVEDAPSNFVATGRYLLDRAVFDALRRTKPGKGGEIQITDAIELMIQEGHPVHILVHEGVRHDLGNPGGYVRACVDFALRNDTYGPGLRRWLEQRIKEDDDKSLVSGLGLPS, from the coding sequence ATGACTTCTTCTGACGCCAAAACTCAAGCCTTGCGCACCGTGGTTGTTCCGGCCGCAGGTTTGGGTACCCGTTTTCTGCCCGCTACTAAAACTGTGCCGAAGGAGCTGCTCCCTGTTGTAGAAACGCCAGGAATTGAGCTGATTGCCCGCGAAGCTATTGCCGCAGGCGCAGATCATCTGGCTATCATCACTGCTCCGAAGAAATCGGGGGTGATGGGACATTTTGATACCGACCAGGAGCTCGAAGCCACCCTGGAAAGCCGTGGTAAGGATGAGCAGCTTCGCCGAGTGCGCGGAGTCAACGGTTTGATCAAGGCCATCCCCGTGGAGCAGGAGAAGCCCTTGGGGCTAGGTCATGCGATTAGTTTGGCTGAAGATGTTCTGGGTGACGACGAGGATTGTTTTGCCGTCATGCTTCCCGATGATTTGGTTCTCCCCTTCGGCGTTATGGAGAAGATGGCTGAGATTCGCAAGAAGCACGGCGGGACTGTGCTCTGCGCCTTCGAAGTTCCGCGTGAAGACGTGTTCAACTATGGCGTGTTCGATGTAGAGGACTCCGGCGAGGAGCACGTGAAATGCGTGAAGGGCATGGTGGAGAAACCAGCCGTGGAGGATGCCCCCAGTAATTTTGTCGCAACCGGCCGTTATCTCCTAGACCGCGCTGTTTTCGACGCTTTGCGCCGCACCAAGCCGGGCAAGGGTGGAGAAATTCAGATCACCGACGCAATTGAGCTCATGATTCAAGAGGGTCACCCGGTTCACATCCTGGTTCACGAAGGCGTGCGCCATGACCTCGGAAATCCGGGTGGTTACGTGCGCGCCTGCGTGGATTTTGCGTTACGTAATGATACCTACGGTCCAGGACTGCGCCGCTGGTTGGAGCAGCGCATTAAGGAGGATGACGATAAGAGCTTGGTCAGTGGCCTCGGCTTACCTAGCTAG
- the mscL gene encoding large conductance mechanosensitive channel protein MscL: MLSGFKEFIMRGNVVELSVAVVMGSAFTAIVTAFTNGIVNPLISALGGNADVGLGFFLKEGNHSTFMDFGTVITAAINFLMVAAVIYFILIMPVNKLAELNARRKGITPEEAVATETELLAEIRDLLQAQTGVNRANTAATTALNNSIDPNGSGKHSAE, translated from the coding sequence ATGCTTTCTGGTTTTAAAGAATTCATCATGCGCGGCAACGTCGTAGAACTCTCTGTCGCAGTGGTCATGGGTTCTGCGTTCACCGCAATCGTCACCGCCTTCACCAATGGCATCGTCAACCCGCTCATCTCCGCCCTCGGAGGTAACGCTGACGTCGGACTGGGCTTTTTCTTAAAGGAAGGCAACCACTCCACATTCATGGACTTCGGTACGGTCATCACAGCAGCCATTAACTTCCTGATGGTTGCCGCCGTGATCTACTTCATCCTGATCATGCCGGTGAACAAGCTGGCAGAATTGAATGCTCGCCGGAAAGGCATCACCCCTGAAGAGGCTGTAGCCACCGAAACCGAACTGTTGGCTGAAATCCGTGACCTCCTGCAAGCCCAGACCGGAGTGAACCGCGCAAACACTGCCGCAACCACGGCATTGAACAACAGCATTGATCCCAATGGATCCGGCAAGCACTCCGCAGAGTAA
- the glpR gene encoding gephyrin-like molybdotransferase receptor GlpR — translation MSGSLLFIAVVWIVLLAPLLLRNQSPVRRTAKALTETRVLHEGGSSLQPKRRLKPAESLYQASDDDDLELVDAEPEFFLIDDAGESLKTLKTRTRKFGRKRKETEEQKSEEMVGSAKKPENKATSSEDVSEEVIETVDAEIVSEEAGGDSAASDGLFTSGNDVKAQPNEAHAEEPHTIADTIDGEVVDEDSTDETSEVTSEVTDGAEQREQASGTVRAEDSTNGDEDHTKADEEAQAEEDHDDEDPEQVQGQTNAAELSPMRLVVDSDVDDQAEGDTTAESDGEILGSRHTEIPVAYFRGSDLDASAEIEDIERGVEQGEKEAAAAEIALAEDRRLSAEYSRDELDDEDMRYLESRRGRGVYDPVASKAAAERRLKRRKQVLAVLVGLCVISLITGILAGGLMWLAPVLAVGMTALYLYFLRVNAVEEARMRQRRIARMRRARLGVRNTEDQELGIPDRLRRPGAVIVESDDSDPEFEHLEYIHGSDYFDDYDHDGGQGSHASHTRIRAV, via the coding sequence GTGTCCGGCTCTTTGCTGTTTATCGCCGTCGTGTGGATTGTGTTGCTTGCGCCACTTTTACTGCGTAACCAGTCTCCAGTCCGCAGAACTGCCAAAGCGCTGACGGAGACCCGTGTCCTGCATGAGGGTGGTTCCTCGCTGCAGCCTAAGCGCCGCCTCAAGCCCGCGGAGAGCTTGTATCAAGCATCCGACGACGATGACCTTGAACTCGTGGACGCGGAGCCGGAGTTCTTCCTTATCGACGACGCAGGGGAGAGCCTAAAGACGCTGAAAACCCGCACGCGGAAGTTTGGTCGCAAGCGGAAGGAGACCGAAGAGCAGAAGTCTGAGGAGATGGTCGGTTCCGCAAAGAAACCCGAGAATAAGGCCACTTCCAGCGAGGATGTGAGCGAGGAGGTCATCGAGACAGTAGATGCTGAGATCGTGAGCGAGGAAGCCGGAGGCGATTCTGCCGCCAGCGATGGTCTCTTCACTAGTGGCAACGATGTGAAGGCTCAGCCGAACGAAGCACACGCCGAGGAACCGCACACTATTGCCGACACTATCGATGGCGAGGTTGTGGACGAAGATTCCACTGATGAGACTTCAGAAGTTACCAGCGAAGTAACCGACGGGGCAGAGCAACGAGAGCAAGCATCGGGGACTGTTCGCGCTGAGGACTCGACGAACGGCGACGAGGATCACACCAAGGCCGATGAGGAGGCTCAGGCCGAGGAAGACCATGACGACGAGGATCCTGAGCAAGTCCAGGGTCAGACTAATGCGGCTGAACTGTCGCCAATGCGCCTTGTTGTCGATAGTGACGTGGACGATCAAGCGGAAGGAGACACGACCGCTGAATCCGACGGAGAGATTTTAGGCTCACGCCACACTGAGATTCCTGTTGCCTACTTCCGCGGTTCGGATCTGGATGCCTCCGCCGAGATTGAGGACATCGAACGCGGTGTGGAACAAGGCGAGAAGGAGGCAGCTGCGGCCGAGATCGCCTTGGCAGAGGATCGAAGGCTAAGCGCCGAGTACTCTCGTGACGAGCTAGACGATGAAGACATGCGCTATCTGGAATCACGCCGTGGTCGCGGAGTGTACGATCCCGTTGCCTCTAAGGCTGCGGCGGAACGCCGGCTGAAGCGCCGCAAGCAGGTACTCGCGGTACTGGTGGGCTTGTGCGTTATCTCTCTGATCACTGGAATTCTCGCCGGCGGACTCATGTGGCTTGCACCGGTCTTGGCAGTGGGGATGACTGCCTTGTATCTCTACTTCCTCCGAGTTAATGCCGTCGAAGAAGCGCGTATGCGCCAGCGCCGTATCGCTCGGATGCGGCGTGCTCGTCTTGGCGTGCGCAACACCGAGGACCAAGAGCTGGGCATTCCGGATCGTTTGCGGCGCCCTGGTGCGGTAATCGTGGAATCCGATGATTCAGATCCAGAGTTTGAGCACTTGGAGTACATTCATGGGTCGGATTACTTTGACGACTATGACCACGACGGTGGTCAGGGCTCGCATGCCTCACATACCCGCATCCGTGCGGTATAA
- a CDS encoding 5-formyltetrahydrofolate cyclo-ligase, producing the protein MSDVSNNTPELSAQKRHTRAAIRAARASLPDSLRRQNDAQIQQTIREEICKRHARIVAAYFPMKNEPGGHTLIATLTQLDLQVILPRVATDPEAQRAGKTGTLAQRLEWILHDGKTRTSSLGIEEPVGDAYFNSLESADVVIIPALAIDHNGKRLGQGGGFYDRALAHLTSDTEVWAVVDHREFIPEVPADELDLRVTSVVTERGLTKIRR; encoded by the coding sequence ATGAGTGATGTGTCAAATAACACACCGGAACTTTCCGCTCAAAAGCGCCACACGCGGGCAGCAATCCGTGCGGCACGTGCATCACTGCCCGACTCTCTGCGCCGACAGAACGACGCGCAGATCCAACAGACAATTCGGGAAGAAATATGCAAGCGTCACGCTCGCATCGTCGCCGCCTACTTTCCAATGAAAAATGAACCCGGCGGACATACTCTCATCGCTACTCTTACCCAGCTTGACCTGCAAGTTATCCTCCCTCGAGTCGCTACAGACCCAGAGGCTCAACGCGCTGGAAAAACCGGTACTTTAGCTCAACGTCTGGAATGGATCCTTCACGATGGGAAGACACGCACGAGTTCTCTGGGAATCGAAGAACCTGTCGGAGACGCATATTTCAACTCTCTCGAGAGCGCCGACGTCGTCATCATTCCGGCGCTCGCCATCGACCACAACGGCAAGCGGTTAGGGCAAGGCGGCGGATTTTACGACCGAGCACTTGCACATTTAACCAGCGATACTGAAGTATGGGCGGTTGTGGATCACAGGGAATTCATACCCGAGGTTCCAGCCGATGAACTGGATCTCCGTGTGACTTCCGTTGTGACGGAACGCGGTCTCACCAAAATTCGACGCTGA
- the glp gene encoding gephyrin-like molybdotransferase Glp, with protein sequence MRSVEEQLALITAAAVTPEPVRIAISEALGLRCAEQVEGTRTLPGFDQAAIDGFAVRSVDIRQTIDMTQRGRTQHSEPDAPEGPVGQDVRPMLPIVGEVTAGSHRPIRLQPRQAVRVHTGAPLPTLADAVLPLDWAEVRGRRLEPLETLSAGQFVHRKGSDVQPGDVVVEQGAVIGAAQVGLLAAVGRSKVLVYPRPRMSIMSFGPELLDIDREPGLGQVYDVNSYALAAAGREAGAEVQRIGIISGEARRLKDQIEGQLIRSEVVVITGAVGGEASDRLRDVLSEMGDMDVSRVAMHPGSVMGFGTLGPDKVPTFLLPSNPSAALVAFEVMVRPLVQLIRGQRQSGRRIIQARTIASIESAPQRRGFVRGQLMRDRETREFLVDPLGASNGGGEPMHLLGSHGQSNCLIIVPAEASHVAPGQVVDVMFLSNRS encoded by the coding sequence GTGCGTTCCGTTGAAGAACAACTCGCTCTTATCACGGCCGCGGCCGTGACCCCCGAGCCTGTCCGCATTGCGATCTCGGAGGCTTTGGGCCTGCGTTGCGCAGAACAGGTGGAGGGAACGCGTACACTCCCCGGATTCGACCAAGCGGCTATCGATGGTTTCGCCGTGCGTTCCGTGGATATTCGCCAGACCATCGACATGACACAGCGCGGTCGCACTCAGCATTCCGAGCCGGATGCTCCGGAGGGGCCCGTAGGTCAGGATGTTCGTCCAATGTTGCCGATCGTCGGCGAGGTAACAGCCGGTTCTCATCGCCCGATCCGGTTGCAACCGCGCCAAGCTGTGAGAGTGCACACTGGGGCGCCGCTTCCTACTTTGGCCGACGCAGTTCTTCCCCTGGACTGGGCAGAGGTGCGTGGTCGCAGGCTTGAACCATTGGAAACGCTCAGCGCTGGACAATTCGTCCACCGCAAGGGGTCGGACGTGCAACCCGGTGATGTTGTTGTGGAACAAGGCGCTGTGATTGGGGCAGCTCAGGTGGGGTTGTTGGCTGCTGTTGGGCGCTCCAAGGTCTTGGTATATCCGCGTCCACGCATGTCCATTATGAGCTTTGGCCCAGAGCTGTTGGATATTGACCGTGAGCCCGGTTTGGGTCAGGTCTACGACGTGAATTCTTATGCACTGGCTGCCGCCGGTAGGGAAGCCGGGGCGGAAGTGCAGCGCATAGGCATCATCAGCGGCGAGGCACGACGTTTGAAGGATCAGATTGAGGGGCAGCTTATCCGTTCGGAGGTTGTTGTCATCACTGGGGCGGTGGGCGGTGAAGCCTCTGACCGTTTACGCGACGTACTGAGTGAGATGGGCGATATGGATGTCTCCCGCGTGGCCATGCACCCTGGTTCTGTGATGGGGTTTGGCACACTGGGACCGGACAAGGTACCGACCTTTCTCCTGCCCTCCAATCCATCTGCGGCGCTTGTTGCGTTTGAGGTGATGGTTCGACCACTGGTACAGCTCATCCGCGGTCAGCGCCAGTCAGGTAGGCGGATTATCCAGGCGCGTACTATTGCGTCGATTGAGTCGGCACCGCAGCGCCGCGGCTTCGTCCGTGGTCAGCTCATGCGTGACCGTGAGACTCGCGAATTCTTAGTGGATCCACTCGGAGCATCGAATGGGGGCGGGGAGCCTATGCATTTGCTTGGGAGCCATGGCCAATCAAACTGCCTCATCATTGTTCCCGCGGAAGCATCGCATGTGGCGCCCGGGCAGGTGGTGGACGTCATGTTCCTTTCAAACCGCTCATAG
- a CDS encoding GNAT family N-acetyltransferase, with product MVRDAQRPGWPVYSASVRTRGGEGPDVRLRSLMRKDGKLWRHYRMEDERFLRPVEPTVMGSWEAAHSAGQWRRVWSNLHFLARRGQLVPAAIEVDGQFAGQLTLGNIQYGVVSTCWIGYWVYSPFTGMGVASAAVALGVDHAMGNMGLHRVEATVMEDNSASRTVLGRAGFREEGYLQRNLHINGRWQDHILMAITREEVFTAEFKGLIPRKVRAGELQLSSLN from the coding sequence GTGGTGAGAGACGCCCAACGCCCCGGTTGGCCTGTGTATAGTGCCTCCGTTCGCACACGCGGAGGCGAGGGACCCGATGTTCGCTTACGCTCATTGATGCGCAAAGATGGCAAGCTCTGGCGGCACTACCGCATGGAGGACGAGCGCTTTCTCCGTCCCGTGGAACCAACTGTTATGGGTAGTTGGGAGGCTGCCCATAGCGCGGGACAGTGGCGTCGAGTATGGTCGAACCTTCATTTCCTTGCCCGCCGAGGCCAGTTGGTTCCGGCTGCGATCGAGGTCGACGGGCAGTTTGCTGGGCAGCTAACTCTCGGGAACATTCAGTATGGCGTGGTGTCCACTTGCTGGATTGGGTACTGGGTCTATTCTCCCTTCACAGGAATGGGCGTGGCGAGTGCTGCTGTTGCCCTAGGAGTGGATCATGCGATGGGAAACATGGGATTGCATCGAGTTGAAGCTACGGTCATGGAGGATAACTCGGCATCACGCACGGTGCTAGGGCGGGCGGGATTCCGCGAAGAGGGCTATCTACAGCGCAATTTGCATATCAATGGCCGTTGGCAGGATCACATCCTTATGGCAATCACCAGGGAAGAAGTGTTTACCGCTGAATTCAAAGGTCTGATACCGCGCAAGGTGAGGGCAGGAGAGCTGCAGTTGAGCTCCCTTAATTGA
- a CDS encoding MogA/MoaB family molybdenum cofactor biosynthesis protein has translation MSPQRSQQGHDTVHALPSMDSVNQADIDRLEARVEEPDDELFRELDAQARTENAAPKQPLLHAMVVIITDNDEDTDQSGELVTELLTEENFIVDALVHVEARKPAIRKAIQTAVVGGADLVITVGATGMGPRDKAPEAANAEMDRKVPGLAEALRSSGLAANSLEAGLSRGVAGISGSTLVVNLANTRGAIRDGMATLCPLARHVIADMNR, from the coding sequence ATGAGCCCGCAACGCTCTCAACAGGGCCACGACACCGTCCACGCTCTACCAAGTATGGATTCAGTCAATCAGGCCGATATCGACCGCCTTGAAGCCCGTGTAGAGGAACCGGACGATGAGCTTTTCCGCGAATTGGATGCTCAGGCTCGCACGGAGAACGCGGCGCCGAAGCAGCCGCTGTTGCACGCGATGGTGGTCATTATTACGGATAATGATGAAGATACCGACCAGTCTGGTGAACTGGTCACAGAGCTGTTGACCGAAGAGAATTTCATCGTGGACGCCCTGGTTCACGTTGAAGCCCGTAAGCCAGCGATACGCAAGGCGATACAGACAGCCGTCGTTGGTGGCGCGGATTTGGTGATTACTGTGGGGGCGACAGGCATGGGACCGCGAGATAAAGCACCGGAGGCGGCAAATGCTGAGATGGATCGCAAGGTGCCCGGCTTAGCTGAGGCATTGCGTTCCTCAGGATTGGCCGCTAACTCTCTCGAGGCGGGTCTTTCCCGCGGGGTAGCGGGTATTTCAGGTTCGACTCTGGTGGTGAACCTGGCTAACACTCGCGGGGCAATTCGCGACGGGATGGCAACCCTGTGTCCGCTGGCTCGCCATGTCATTGCGGACATGAACCGTTGA